Proteins found in one Miscanthus floridulus cultivar M001 chromosome 4, ASM1932011v1, whole genome shotgun sequence genomic segment:
- the LOC136547904 gene encoding uncharacterized mitochondrial protein AtMg00810-like gives MAAHFRMSDLGALSYYLGIEVRHGKEELMLGQSAYASKLLERSGMVECKPCVTPMEEQLKLTKASTTAKVDAALYRSIIGGLRYLVHMRLDIAFVIGYVSRFMEDPR, from the coding sequence atggcggctcattttcgaatgagcgatctcggcgcactctcctactaccttggcatcgaggtgagacacgGGAAAgaggaactcatgctcggtcagagcgcgtatgcctcgaagctattggagcggagcggcatggttgagtgcaagccatgcgtgactccgatggaggagcaacTGAAGTTGACGAAGGCCAGCACTACCGCGAAGGTGGATGCAGCACTCTACCGAagcatcatcggcggtctgcgctacctagtccacatgaggctggacattgcgttcgtcataggctacgtcagtcgcttcatggaggatcctagatAG